A single region of the Vanacampus margaritifer isolate UIUO_Vmar chromosome 13, RoL_Vmar_1.0, whole genome shotgun sequence genome encodes:
- the alkal1 gene encoding ALK and LTK ligand 1 isoform X2 has protein sequence MQVERKWHILLTFLLLFITSGQCMDNKKVRQERRTLLDLILQIRDSQQLDKHISRRCSGGLFTSHQDLKLSSHEKPLYLPRLDNSKLIEIVPRDLNMKHKFIQHFTGPVKFSSECRTHFDRLYHNTRDCSRPAYYKRCARLLTRLAMSPLCTQS, from the exons ATGCAGGTGGAGAGGAAATGGCACATACTCCTGACTTTCCTCCTTCTATTCATCACCTCCGGCCAGTGCATGGACAACAAGAAAGTCAGGCAGGAGAGAAGAACCCTGTTGGATTTAATCTTACAGATCAGGGACAGCCAGCAATTGGACAAACACATTTCCAGGCGCTGCAGTGGGGGACTCTTCACATCCCATCAAGACCTGAAGTTGTCCTCCCATGAAAAGCCTTTGTATCTTCCCAGGCTGGATAACAGTAAACTCATAG AAATTGTTCCTCGAGATCTAAACATGAAACACAAGTTCATTCAGCATTTCACAG GACCAGTCAAGTTCTCATCGGAATGCAGAACGCACTTTGACAGACTTTATCACAACACAAGAGATTGCTCAAGACCAGCAT attatAAAAGATGTGCCAGATTGCTGACACGATTAGCAATGAGTCCACTCTGCACACAATCATAG
- the alkal1 gene encoding ALK and LTK ligand 1 isoform X1 codes for MQVERKWHILLTFLLLFITSGQCMDNKKVRQERRTLLDLILQIRDSQQLDKHISRRCSGGLFTSHQDLKLSSHEKPLYLPRLDNSKLIEIVPRDLNMKHKFIQHFTAGPVKFSSECRTHFDRLYHNTRDCSRPAYYKRCARLLTRLAMSPLCTQS; via the exons ATGCAGGTGGAGAGGAAATGGCACATACTCCTGACTTTCCTCCTTCTATTCATCACCTCCGGCCAGTGCATGGACAACAAGAAAGTCAGGCAGGAGAGAAGAACCCTGTTGGATTTAATCTTACAGATCAGGGACAGCCAGCAATTGGACAAACACATTTCCAGGCGCTGCAGTGGGGGACTCTTCACATCCCATCAAGACCTGAAGTTGTCCTCCCATGAAAAGCCTTTGTATCTTCCCAGGCTGGATAACAGTAAACTCATAG AAATTGTTCCTCGAGATCTAAACATGAAACACAAGTTCATTCAGCATTTCACAG CAGGACCAGTCAAGTTCTCATCGGAATGCAGAACGCACTTTGACAGACTTTATCACAACACAAGAGATTGCTCAAGACCAGCAT attatAAAAGATGTGCCAGATTGCTGACACGATTAGCAATGAGTCCACTCTGCACACAATCATAG
- the LOC144062340 gene encoding dynein regulatory complex protein 11 has protein sequence MSQKTNNELWAEAQVELSRLLVEEIPEQPLQPEKDRVVFFQRLVMLYVRYLQIIRQLEKVYDQVVHPQKRRLILHTLESVMGRVLELKNEMVDKELCEYHYMDDVLHDLKLTPADLEITIPHYFLSERNQLNEERRAMLANILHTMETTVTQKRVTKPMSQDEAIRIIQVAERARQGRLRAALNEASRRLSKIPMIEAPKPADMTRAAIRIQKVWRGHVERKKAKAARLEDMFFLGMTPHPKYQAPCEAIIAAHANEDAVRKRQKEHEDDYQKTVLEIASQLLEVEGQDIANNMKEQIRQWFLECRNLTGAFPEFPDADEGGSAVLFAERDYQLLVQEMKEQEDEKNNKKGKEAPKKDTKKGKEEEEEGLVMLPSAFLADLEMCNKTFVDFWETRTESRNFEQRHEVELIKEEKRVDVESEIRVKVDEQMRQELADWRLAVEKTPAKAYAKKKAGKRDKKKKKGEKDLTVDRTLESICQEMVDEGLLKRANSVQIQDYIGDFNYLGTTLRKNDIEPMPSVSDVRQLISLYGILPLGSQAVHEKAPLTKAILLVGPLGVGKKMLVNAICQETGATLFDLSPLNVAGKYPGKSGLAMMIHMVFKVARLMQPSVIWIDGAEKMFYKKVPKEERALEPKRMKKDLPKALKLIKEEDRVLIIGTSKDPINADIKSMCKMYSKVILIPRPDYGSRYVLWKQMIEKHGGKITSALDLSSLSKISDGYTPGHMIQAIQQVMTKRRMLLLEKRPLTAIEFVAPLAKFTPVFQDEEEALKKWYAKTPLGKKRAKAAAEREEALQVPAKGKAPPKKGKK, from the exons Atgtcacaaaa GACAAACAACGAGCTGTGGGCAGAGGCCCAGGTGGAGTTGAGTCGTCTGTTAGTCGAGGAGATTCCGGAGCAGCCTCTTCAGCCAGAAAAGGACCGAGTGGTGTTCTTCCAGAGACTGGTCATGCTGTACGTGCGCTACTTGCAGATCATCAGACAACTGGAGAAGGTCTACGACCAGGTGGTGCACCCGCAAAAGAGACGTCTTATTCTGCATACCCTCGAAAGCGTGATGGGCCGAGTCTTAGAGCTGAAGAATGAAATGGTGGACAAAGAGTTGTGTGAGTACCACTACATGGATGACGTCCTGCACGACCTAAAGCTCACACCT GCTGACCTCGAGATTACCATCCCTCACTATTTTTTGAGTGAACGCAACCAACTTAACGAAGAGCGAAGGGCAATGCTTGCAAATATCCTTCATACGATGGAGACTACTGTAACGCAAAAA CGTGTGACAAAGCCCATGAGTCAAGACGAGGCCATCCGAATCATTCAAGTGGCAGAGAGGGCACGCCAAGGGCGTTTGAGGGCAGCCTTAAACGAAGCCAGCAGAAGATTGAGCAAGATACCCATGATCGAGGCCCCCAAGCCCGCTGACATGACCCGAGCTGCTATCCGCATCCAgaag GTTTGGAGGGGACATGTAGAGAGGAAGAAGGCAAAGGCTGCTCGCCTTGAAGATATGTTTTTCCTGGGAATG ACCCCGCATCCAAAATACCAGGCACCATGTGAGGCCATTATCGCTGCCCACGCCAATGAAGACGCCGTACGAAAGAGGCAAAAGGAACATGAAGATGACTACCAAAAGACTGTGTTGGAAATCGCAAGCCAGCTACTTGAAGTTGAGGGTCAAGACATCGCCAACAACATGAAAGAACAAATCAGGCAGTGGTTTCTTGAATGCCG TAATCTAACAGGGGCATTCCCAGAATTTCCGGATGCTGATGAGGGTGGCTCCGCCGTGCTTTTTGCTGAAAGGGATTATCAgctg ttggtGCAAGAAATGAAGGAacaagaagatgaaaaaaataataaaaaaggaaaggaaGCCCCCAAAAAAGATACAAAGAAAGGGAAGGAG gaagaagaagagggctTGGTGATGTTACCGTCGGCTTTTTTGGCAGACTTGGAAATGTGCAACAAAACCTTTGTTG ATTTCTGGGAAACCCGCACCGAGTCTCGAAATTTCGAACAGCGACACGAGGTGGAGCTGATCAAGGAGGAGAAGAGGGTGGACGTTGAGTCAGAAATTCGAGTGAAG GTGGATGAGCAGATGAGACAGGAACTGGCAGACTGGAGGCTCGCTGTTGAAAAAACCCCAGCCAAAGCTTACGCAAAG AAAAAAGCAGGCAAGCGcgataagaagaaaaaaaagggggagaaaGATTTGACAGTCGATAG GACTCTTGAGTCTATATGTCAGGAGATGGTGGATGAGGGTTTGTTGAAGAGGGCAAATTCTGTGCAGATCCAGGACTACATTG GTGACTTCAACTATCTTGGAACCACACTGAGAAAGAATGACATTGAACCCATGCCTTCGGTGTCAGATGTGCGGCAACTCATTTCACTCTATGGAATTCTACCTTTAG GCTCTCAGGCGGTCCATGAGAAGGCCCCCCTTACAAAGGCCATTCTACTAGTAGGGCCACTAGGGGTTGGTAAGAAGATGTTGGTCAATGCAATCTGCCAGGAGACCGGCGCGACCCTATTTGACCTTTCTCCTCTCAACGTTGCTGGAAAGTATCCAGGCAAGAGTGGCCTTGCTATGATGATCCATATGGTTTTTAAG GTTGCCAGATTGATGCAGCCTTCAGTGATATGGATTGATGGTGCAGAGAAAATGTTCTACAAGAAAGTTCCCAAGGAAGAAAGAGCC TTAGAACCAAAGCGCATGAAGAAAGATTTGCCCAAAGCTCTGAAGCTGATCAAAGAAGAGGACCGTGTTCTCATAATAGGAACGAGTAAAGATCCCATTAATGCGGATATCAAGTCAAtgtgtaaaatgtactcaaaagtCATCCTCATCCCAAGGCCCGACTATGGCTCCAGATACG tATTGTGGAAGCAAATGATCGAAAAGCACGGAGGCAAGATAACTTCAGCCTTGGACCTCAGCTCCTTGTCCAAAATTTCCGATGGCTACACCCCAGGTCACATGATCCAGGCAATCCAACAAGTGATGACCAAGAGACGAATGCTTCTGCTAGAAAAGAGGCCTTTGACTGCTATTGAGTTTGTGGCACCATTAGCCAAGTTCACCCCCGTGTTTCAGGATGAGGAAGAAGCCTTAAAA AAATGGTATGCAAAGACTCCCTTGGGAAAGAAGCGGGCTAAGGCTGCAGCAGAAAGGGAAGAGGCACTGCAAGTGCCAGCTAAAGGGAAAGCTCCCccgaagaaaggaaaaaaatag